From the Leptolyngbya sp. O-77 genome, one window contains:
- a CDS encoding NHLP bacteriocin export ABC transporter permease/ATPase subunit has translation MLTEERQLEPIHPSRSLHGNEPLLLDHQTVWQVQSGSLALFAVPMQDGVPRGRRRYLFSVNAGEAVFAADAAEFGEPGLSQPCQQPRQQPYQLMAVALEETDLAGRSPSEFLQWLHDEPQVAQRQIEGWVHRLGTTLAGMTATKMPTPMNRYGVLGAGEVFQPPQGAVTWVRVLQGTAILQGVSSLPLELGVWLPLERHLWLQASDIVELETCTSEARSAIALMTGLSHLQAKVMHGIQRLEAQEQHQELARYRERQQLNTEAVARTLDELSTVFDATPTSSGHTSLGHAADAAIATNPETALLAAAGAVGQALGIGISPPGKSEDLRRLKDPIEAIARASHIRIRRVTLREGWWHQDGGPLLAYSLEDGRPVALLPRSASRYELLDPLRQTCTICDARAAATLSPTAYTFYRPLPPVAKPLALLKFALRGHFKELWVVLLTGLGTTLLGMVTPQATALLIDQAIPDANRSLLLQIALGLLATAIGATLFQVTQSIALMRLETVADAATQAAVWDRLLALRLSFFRQYSIGDLSARVSAVSQIRQKLGNTILKSLFSGIFSLLNLSLLFYYSPPLAAIALLVALINIGVTVISSILTLRKARPLLDRQGKLQGIMREIINGVAKFRVAGAETRAFAYWGRQYSQQLKLTLASQGIEDNLAVINNLLSALTPAVLFAFAVQLLQQSQSQDGSFSIGTFLAFNAAFGTFIGGATSLSTTLVDVMEVLPIWQRALPILHAVPEVADDKADPDRLTGQVAVDRAVFRYREDGPLTLDNVSIHADPGEFIALVGPSGSGKSTLFRLLLGFDTPESGTVYYDGQDLSGLDMQAVRRQLGVVLQNSRLMSASIFENIASGALIGMEEAWEAARMAGLADDVQAMPMGMHTVVSEGGTNLSGGQRQRLLIARALALRPRILLFDEATSALDNRTQAIVSKSLDRLRVTRIVVAHRLSTIRNANRIYVLQNGRVMQEGDFEALATQPGLFSQLIQRQRV, from the coding sequence ATGCTGACAGAAGAGAGACAGCTTGAGCCAATTCATCCCTCCCGCTCGCTGCACGGAAATGAACCCTTACTGCTAGACCACCAGACAGTTTGGCAGGTACAATCCGGTTCACTGGCGCTGTTTGCTGTGCCAATGCAAGATGGAGTTCCACGCGGGCGGCGGCGATACTTGTTCAGCGTCAACGCGGGCGAGGCTGTATTTGCAGCCGACGCAGCCGAGTTTGGCGAACCGGGATTATCGCAGCCATGTCAACAGCCGCGTCAACAGCCGTATCAACTGATGGCGGTGGCCCTGGAAGAGACGGATCTGGCAGGGCGATCGCCCTCCGAGTTCCTCCAATGGCTGCACGACGAACCGCAGGTAGCCCAGCGGCAGATCGAGGGCTGGGTTCATCGGTTGGGCACCACGCTGGCAGGAATGACCGCAACAAAGATGCCAACACCGATGAATCGATATGGCGTGCTGGGTGCGGGCGAAGTGTTTCAGCCGCCTCAGGGTGCAGTAACCTGGGTGCGCGTGCTGCAAGGAACCGCAATACTGCAAGGGGTGTCGAGTTTGCCACTGGAACTGGGGGTGTGGCTGCCGCTGGAACGACATCTCTGGCTCCAAGCTAGCGATATTGTAGAACTGGAAACCTGCACCAGTGAAGCCCGGTCGGCGATCGCCCTGATGACTGGACTAAGCCATCTGCAAGCAAAGGTGATGCACGGAATCCAGAGGCTCGAAGCTCAGGAACAACATCAGGAACTCGCACGCTATCGCGAACGGCAGCAGCTCAATACGGAAGCGGTGGCGCGGACGCTGGACGAACTATCGACCGTGTTTGATGCTACGCCCACTTCATCGGGACATACATCACTAGGACATGCAGCAGACGCGGCGATCGCCACGAACCCAGAAACGGCTCTACTGGCGGCGGCTGGGGCTGTGGGGCAGGCCCTGGGAATCGGGATTTCGCCCCCTGGCAAGTCAGAAGACCTGCGGCGGCTAAAAGACCCCATCGAGGCGATCGCCCGTGCCTCCCACATCCGCATTCGCCGCGTCACCCTGCGAGAGGGCTGGTGGCATCAGGACGGCGGCCCGCTATTGGCCTACTCCCTGGAGGACGGTCGTCCTGTGGCCCTGCTGCCTCGTTCTGCCTCGCGCTACGAACTGCTCGATCCGCTGCGCCAAACCTGCACCATTTGCGATGCCCGCGCTGCGGCAACCCTCTCTCCCACTGCCTACACCTTCTATCGCCCGCTGCCACCCGTCGCCAAGCCCCTAGCGCTGCTGAAATTTGCCCTGCGGGGACATTTCAAAGAACTGTGGGTGGTGCTACTCACAGGACTAGGCACAACGCTGCTGGGCATGGTCACCCCCCAGGCAACTGCCCTCCTGATCGACCAGGCCATTCCCGATGCCAACCGCAGCCTGCTGCTGCAAATCGCGCTGGGGCTGCTGGCCACAGCAATCGGCGCAACCCTGTTCCAGGTTACCCAGAGCATTGCCCTGATGCGGCTAGAAACGGTTGCGGATGCTGCGACGCAGGCAGCAGTGTGGGATCGGCTGCTGGCGCTACGGCTATCCTTCTTTCGACAATATTCCATCGGCGATCTGAGCGCAAGGGTGTCTGCCGTCAGCCAAATTCGGCAAAAATTGGGCAATACTATTCTCAAAAGCTTGTTCTCTGGAATATTCTCGCTGCTGAACCTGAGTCTGCTGTTTTACTACAGTCCGCCCCTAGCGGCGATCGCCCTCCTCGTTGCCCTGATTAACATCGGCGTGACGGTCATCTCCAGTATCCTGACCCTGCGAAAGGCACGTCCCCTGCTCGATCGCCAGGGCAAACTGCAAGGCATCATGAGAGAAATCATCAACGGCGTGGCAAAATTTCGCGTTGCCGGAGCAGAGACTCGCGCCTTTGCCTATTGGGGACGGCAATACAGCCAGCAGCTAAAACTAACGCTGGCATCACAAGGCATTGAGGATAATCTGGCAGTAATCAATAACTTGTTATCTGCCTTAACGCCAGCCGTCTTGTTTGCATTCGCAGTACAGTTACTTCAGCAATCCCAATCTCAGGACGGCAGCTTTTCCATCGGCACGTTTCTAGCGTTCAATGCCGCGTTTGGTACGTTTATCGGCGGGGCGACTAGTCTCAGCACTACACTAGTCGATGTGATGGAAGTGTTACCCATCTGGCAGCGGGCATTACCTATTCTTCATGCCGTACCAGAAGTGGCAGATGACAAGGCCGATCCAGATCGTTTAACCGGGCAAGTTGCTGTCGATCGCGCGGTGTTTCGCTATCGCGAAGATGGACCGCTGACGCTGGATAATGTGAGCATTCACGCCGATCCGGGAGAGTTCATTGCGCTGGTGGGCCCATCGGGCAGTGGCAAATCGACACTGTTTCGGCTGCTGCTGGGCTTCGACACGCCAGAGTCGGGCACGGTCTATTATGATGGACAGGATTTGTCTGGGCTGGATATGCAAGCGGTGCGACGACAGCTTGGTGTGGTGCTGCAAAATAGCCGCCTAATGTCTGCATCGATTTTTGAAAACATTGCCAGCGGTGCGCTGATTGGCATGGAGGAAGCCTGGGAAGCAGCCCGCATGGCGGGACTGGCCGATGACGTGCAGGCGATGCCGATGGGAATGCACACGGTCGTCAGCGAGGGCGGCACAAACCTTTCGGGCGGACAGCGCCAGCGCTTGCTAATTGCCCGCGCCCTGGCCCTGCGTCCCCGCATTCTGCTGTTTGACGAAGCCACCAGCGCCCTGGATAACCGCACCCAAGCCATTGTCAGCAAGAGTCTGGATCGCTTGCGCGTGACGCGAATTGTGGTGGCACACCGTCTCAGCACGATTCGCAATGCCAATCGCATTTACGTCCTGCAAAACGGCCGTGTCATGCAGGAGGGCGACTTTGAGGCGCTGGCCACCCAGCCTGGATTGTTTAGCCAACTGATTCAGCGCCAGCGCGTTTAG
- a CDS encoding glycoside hydrolase family 10 protein — protein MSFSDIQNHWAKAFIEALAERGIVRGFGDGTFRPEQTITRAEFASLLRSAFSVAPKRPYVPFQDVPESFWAAPAIRWAYETGFMAGYPDGSFRPAEAIARVQVWVALVSGLGFAASGQAPLFDLYADAGEIPDWARRAIATATETGLVVNHPDLKRVRSQQAATRAEAASFVYQALVRLGQVPVIESVWIVRWVRTVAVSHRREFRAAWVAIVWNIDFPSTRTLTTDQQQAELIAIFDRLRSLHFNAVILQIRPEGDALYASTLEPWSFWLTGTQGKPPSPAYDPLQWAIAQCRQRNLEIHVWFNPYRARTSQQTVNVSPHLAATNPDVVYPWGNQLWMDPGATVVQERTYAVILDVLRRYDVDGIHLDDYFYPYPIAGQSFPDDKTYQTYRNGGGTLSLKDWRRDNVNRLVQRLSSGIKATKPHVKFGISPFGIYRPGQPPQIQGLDAYDQLFADALKWLQQGWVDYLAPQLYWRIDPPAQSYPVLLEWWADQNIQKRHIYPGNNLSQLDGKAWDVTEIERQVAITRQLESKLALGNIFYSMKALLTNREGIGDRLQTNIYRTAALPPVMPWLRSLPPVPPQNVRVLGNRLVWSSAASARSWTLYRQAGSTWTLQSILPAATTQLTLSPGTYALCTVDRLANESAGIVAVV, from the coding sequence ATGAGTTTCTCTGACATCCAAAATCATTGGGCAAAAGCGTTTATCGAGGCGTTGGCCGAGCGTGGCATTGTGCGGGGCTTTGGGGACGGCACATTCCGCCCTGAGCAGACGATTACTCGCGCTGAGTTTGCATCCCTCCTGCGTTCTGCCTTTTCCGTTGCGCCCAAGCGACCTTACGTGCCGTTTCAGGATGTGCCAGAGAGTTTTTGGGCTGCCCCTGCGATTCGCTGGGCTTATGAAACCGGGTTCATGGCCGGTTATCCTGACGGATCGTTTCGTCCCGCAGAGGCGATCGCCCGTGTGCAGGTTTGGGTGGCGCTGGTGAGCGGGCTGGGGTTTGCGGCATCGGGTCAGGCTCCGCTCTTCGACCTATATGCGGACGCGGGCGAGATCCCCGACTGGGCACGACGGGCGATCGCCACGGCCACAGAAACGGGGCTGGTGGTAAACCATCCCGACCTGAAACGAGTGCGATCGCAGCAGGCAGCTACACGGGCCGAGGCGGCTAGCTTCGTGTATCAAGCACTGGTGCGTTTGGGCCAGGTTCCCGTAATCGAGTCGGTGTGGATTGTGCGCTGGGTGCGGACGGTCGCAGTGTCGCATCGGCGCGAGTTTCGGGCGGCGTGGGTGGCAATCGTGTGGAATATCGACTTTCCCAGCACCCGCACGCTGACCACCGACCAGCAGCAGGCAGAACTGATTGCCATTTTTGACCGATTGCGATCGCTCCATTTCAACGCCGTAATTTTGCAAATTCGCCCCGAAGGGGATGCGCTGTATGCCTCCACGCTGGAGCCGTGGAGCTTTTGGCTGACGGGCACTCAGGGCAAACCGCCCAGCCCCGCCTACGACCCGCTGCAATGGGCGATCGCCCAGTGTCGCCAGCGCAACCTGGAAATTCACGTCTGGTTCAACCCCTATCGCGCCCGCACGTCCCAGCAAACGGTCAACGTTTCGCCCCACCTAGCGGCGACGAATCCTGATGTGGTCTATCCTTGGGGCAACCAGCTCTGGATGGACCCTGGCGCGACCGTTGTGCAGGAACGCACCTACGCCGTGATTCTGGACGTGTTGCGCCGCTACGACGTAGATGGCATTCACCTGGATGATTATTTTTATCCTTACCCAATCGCTGGGCAGAGCTTTCCCGACGACAAAACCTATCAGACCTATCGCAACGGCGGCGGCACGCTCTCGCTCAAGGACTGGCGGCGAGATAATGTAAATCGCCTGGTGCAGCGCCTTTCCAGCGGCATCAAAGCCACCAAACCGCACGTAAAATTTGGCATCAGCCCGTTTGGAATTTATCGCCCCGGCCAGCCGCCGCAAATCCAAGGACTCGATGCCTACGACCAACTTTTCGCCGATGCGCTGAAGTGGCTCCAACAGGGCTGGGTAGACTATCTCGCGCCGCAGTTGTATTGGCGCATTGACCCACCCGCCCAGAGCTATCCCGTGCTGCTGGAATGGTGGGCAGATCAGAATATCCAGAAGCGCCATATCTACCCTGGCAATAACTTATCTCAGCTTGATGGCAAAGCCTGGGACGTAACCGAAATCGAGCGGCAGGTGGCTATCACGCGCCAGCTAGAAAGTAAACTCGCCCTCGGCAATATTTTCTATAGCATGAAGGCGCTGCTAACGAATCGCGAGGGCATTGGCGATCGCCTCCAGACCAATATCTACCGCACCGCCGCCCTGCCGCCCGTCATGCCCTGGCTCCGCAGCTTGCCCCCCGTGCCGCCGCAAAATGTGCGCGTCTTGGGAAATCGACTGGTCTGGAGCAGCGCCGCCAGTGCCCGTTCCTGGACGCTCTATCGCCAAGCAGGAAGCACCTGGACGCTGCAAAGTATCTTACCTGCTGCCACAACACAGCTTACCCTTTCGCCCGGAACCTACGCACTGTGTACGGTCGATCGGCTGGCGAATGAGAGCGCGGGCATAGTAGCAGTGGTTTAA